The following proteins are encoded in a genomic region of Brachypodium distachyon strain Bd21 chromosome 1, Brachypodium_distachyon_v3.0, whole genome shotgun sequence:
- the LOC100839064 gene encoding transcription repressor OFP7: MAKRLFHSCRSPSAAAVVTPTTTTHAHLGKRHQPPPPTGACCPRGLPRSRRPSLPPETCGARGCAADYAADDLPPARGSPAYRWLKSSHWHVIEAAAAAATDGDEDTPSPRLKIDARRRLRRSRRERRRRRLHRKTTALASLSLSLSSGDSGWFSSSDEDDEDEPASYSRRMVSTATETTTSSGASGSSAGAVLAAADEQRAVGVVAGSFAVVKRSDDPRADFRRSMADMVVGRRIYDADGLERLLRCFLALNDERHRRDIVGAFGDVWEAVFSDPHATATFSQPAS; encoded by the coding sequence ATGGCGAAGCGCCTCTTCCATTCCTGCCGCTCAccttcggccgccgccgtggtcaCCCCCACGACCACAACGCACGCCCACCTCGGCAAGCGCCACCAGCCACCGCCCCCCACGGGCGCGTGCTGTCCGCGCGGCCTCCCTCGCAGCAGGCGCCCGTCCCTGCCGCCGGAAACCTGCGGCGCCAGAGGATGCGCCGCGGACTACGCCGCCGACGACCTCCCCCCCGCCCGCGGCTCCCCCGCCTACCGCTGGCTCAAGAGCTCCCACTGGCACGTCatcgaggccgccgcggccgccgccaccgacggcgACGAAGACACGCCCTCGCCCCGCCTCAAGATCGACGCGCGGCGCCGGTtgcgccgctctcgccgagaacgccgccgccggcggctccACCGCAAGACGACGGCCCTGGCGAGCCTCAGCCTGAGCCTGTCTTCCGGCGACAGCGGCTGGTTCAGCAGCAGCGACGAAGATGACGAGGATGAGCCGGCCTCGTACAGCCGCCGCATGGTCTCGACCGCGACGGAGACTACTACTTCGTCTGGCGCGAGCGGGAGCTCTGCCGGCGCCGTGTTGGCGGCCGCGGATGAGCAGCGTGCGGTGGGGGTGGTGGCCGGGAGCTTCGCGGTGGTGAAGCGCTCGGACGACCCGCGGGCCGACTTCAGGCGGTCCATGGCGGACATGGTCGTGGGCCGCCGCATCTACGACGCCGACGGCCTCGAGCGCCTGCTGCGATGTTTCCTCGCGCTCAACGACGAGCGACACCGccgcgacatcgtcggcgccttcggCGACGTCTGGGAGGCCGTCTTCTCCGACCCCCACGCCACTGCCACCTTCTCCCAGCCCGCAAGCTAG